One Corythoichthys intestinalis isolate RoL2023-P3 chromosome 9, ASM3026506v1, whole genome shotgun sequence DNA window includes the following coding sequences:
- the LOC130922059 gene encoding uncharacterized protein LOC130922059 isoform X1, whose protein sequence is MLTALAASYSYDTNVCVTILVSLRWCLAAISGKDVFVYAGVGNVVTVPCKLSSCSNINWWYSKYHYSRYVKEVKDGYVLTSSIRSHRLSLKDGCSLLIKPVMAEDAGYFTCEPDEPSQRIFLIVMTLTRSPPRWDSGATGEGEAYLRCSFSCPYYQDCPSGKFRWLDEEGRQLYPERKRKEQSRYESFLKVRPTNRHSTYTCQYVNQTIIIVHAQYSPIAVAVNGSSPEVTPPSHMQLINIVRLIAAVLMLVIISALAIEVRVKSRRNAGQPIDS, encoded by the exons ATGCTAACAGCATTAGCAGCTAGCTACAGCTATGACACCAATGTGTGTGTAACGATCCTTGTTTCCCTACGCTGGTGTCTCGCAGCCATTAGCGGAAAAGACGTGTTTGTGTACGCCGGAGTGGGCAACGTGGTCACCGTGCCCTGCAAGCTGTCATCCTGCTCCAATATAAACTGGTGGTACAGTAAGTACCACTACAGTCGATATGTAAAGGAAGTGAAAGACGGCTATGTGCTAACCAGCTCAATAAGAAGTCATCGCCTGAGCCTGAAGGACGGCTGCTCGCTGCTCATCAAACCGGTGATGGCCGAAGATGCTGGTTACTTTACATGTGAACCAGATGAACCGAGCCAAAGGATTTTCTTGATAGTGATGACAC TGACGAGGTCACCTCCTCGGTGGGACTCAGGTGCGACGGGAGAAGGTGAAGCATACCTCAGGTGTTCTTTCAGCTGCCCGTATTATCAAGATTGTCCTTCCGGGAAGTTCCGCTGGTTGGACGAGGAAGGCAGGCAACTTTACCCAGAACGCAAGAGAAAGGAGCAGTCCCGCTACGAGTCGTTTTTGAAAGTACGTCCTACCAACCGGCACAGCACGTACACCTGCCAATATGTGAACCAGACCATAATAATAGTCCATGCCCAGTATTCGCCCATTGCCGTGGCAGTGAACGGCAGCAGCCCTGAAGTAACACCACCCAGCCACATGCAACTCATCAACATTGTTCGATTGATCGCCGCCGTTTTGATGCTCGTCATCATTAGCGCACTCGCCATTGAAGTCAGGGTGAAGTCCAGAAGAAACGCAGGCCAGCCTATTGACAGCTGA
- the LOC130922059 gene encoding uncharacterized protein LOC130922059 isoform X2 produces the protein MKRILNWTYPVQMIMQGLILIFLLQFEAISGKDVFVYAGVGNVVTVPCKLSSCSNINWWYSKYHYSRYVKEVKDGYVLTSSIRSHRLSLKDGCSLLIKPVMAEDAGYFTCEPDEPSQRIFLIVMTLTRSPPRWDSGATGEGEAYLRCSFSCPYYQDCPSGKFRWLDEEGRQLYPERKRKEQSRYESFLKVRPTNRHSTYTCQYVNQTIIIVHAQYSPIAVAVNGSSPEVTPPSHMQLINIVRLIAAVLMLVIISALAIEVRVKSRRNAGQPIDS, from the exons CCATTAGCGGAAAAGACGTGTTTGTGTACGCCGGAGTGGGCAACGTGGTCACCGTGCCCTGCAAGCTGTCATCCTGCTCCAATATAAACTGGTGGTACAGTAAGTACCACTACAGTCGATATGTAAAGGAAGTGAAAGACGGCTATGTGCTAACCAGCTCAATAAGAAGTCATCGCCTGAGCCTGAAGGACGGCTGCTCGCTGCTCATCAAACCGGTGATGGCCGAAGATGCTGGTTACTTTACATGTGAACCAGATGAACCGAGCCAAAGGATTTTCTTGATAGTGATGACAC TGACGAGGTCACCTCCTCGGTGGGACTCAGGTGCGACGGGAGAAGGTGAAGCATACCTCAGGTGTTCTTTCAGCTGCCCGTATTATCAAGATTGTCCTTCCGGGAAGTTCCGCTGGTTGGACGAGGAAGGCAGGCAACTTTACCCAGAACGCAAGAGAAAGGAGCAGTCCCGCTACGAGTCGTTTTTGAAAGTACGTCCTACCAACCGGCACAGCACGTACACCTGCCAATATGTGAACCAGACCATAATAATAGTCCATGCCCAGTATTCGCCCATTGCCGTGGCAGTGAACGGCAGCAGCCCTGAAGTAACACCACCCAGCCACATGCAACTCATCAACATTGTTCGATTGATCGCCGCCGTTTTGATGCTCGTCATCATTAGCGCACTCGCCATTGAAGTCAGGGTGAAGTCCAGAAGAAACGCAGGCCAGCCTATTGACAGCTGA